From the genome of Amycolatopsis sp. NBC_01488, one region includes:
- a CDS encoding helix-turn-helix transcriptional regulator, whose translation MRTSTIETVPQAEMTVSTYRDAALGPITIGEVAFQEELRLETDDVGTGFYVHLPITGRFESRHRGVDMIVNSRSSAVYLPGGGEFTGRWPVGYRALCVRIDLPAVETALARLVGDRTSSRVTFDPVMNTRDGYGRSWADLLFSVNRQLSLPGGLLSQPLVAAPLAESLLNGFVLAASHSHAEALAGPVVAARPASVRAAIDLIESDPQAPLTLTLLATRCGVGPRTLQKGFQQHLGMSPMEYVRDVRLRRAHEELRAADPSADSVADVARRWGFAHLGRFAAAHEAKYGQKPLRTLRG comes from the coding sequence GTGCGCACGTCCACGATCGAAACCGTGCCGCAGGCGGAGATGACGGTGTCGACCTACCGGGACGCCGCGCTCGGGCCGATCACCATCGGCGAGGTCGCGTTCCAGGAAGAGCTGCGGCTCGAAACCGACGACGTCGGCACCGGGTTCTACGTCCACCTGCCGATCACCGGCCGGTTCGAGTCCCGGCACCGCGGCGTCGACATGATCGTCAACAGCCGATCCTCGGCGGTGTACCTGCCGGGCGGCGGCGAGTTCACCGGGCGGTGGCCGGTCGGCTATCGCGCCCTGTGCGTGCGGATCGACCTGCCGGCCGTGGAGACCGCACTGGCCCGCCTGGTCGGCGACCGCACCTCGAGCCGGGTCACCTTCGACCCCGTCATGAACACCCGGGACGGCTATGGCCGCAGCTGGGCCGACCTGCTGTTCTCCGTCAATCGGCAGCTCTCGCTCCCGGGTGGGCTGCTGTCTCAGCCGCTGGTCGCGGCGCCGCTGGCGGAGAGCTTGCTCAACGGCTTCGTCCTCGCGGCGTCGCACTCCCACGCCGAGGCGCTCGCCGGACCCGTCGTCGCCGCGCGGCCGGCGTCGGTCCGCGCCGCGATCGACCTCATCGAATCGGACCCGCAAGCGCCGCTCACGCTGACCCTGCTGGCGACCCGGTGCGGGGTCGGCCCGCGCACCCTGCAGAAAGGGTTCCAGCAGCACCTCGGGATGTCTCCGATGGAATACGTCCGCGACGTCCGGCTGCGCCGGGCGCACGAGGAGCTGCGCGCCGCCGACCCGTCCGCCGACTCGGTCGCCGACGTGGCCCGCCGCTGGGGCTTCGCCCACCTCGGCCGGTTCGCCGCCGCGCACGAGGCCAAATACGGCCAGAAACCGCTGCGTACGCTTCGCGGATAA
- a CDS encoding TraR/DksA family transcriptional regulator yields the protein MDDHAAADLIARARAETARLAGALARQRDGIVAASEFTSNDDEHDPEGVTIAFERAQVQALLRQAQDDLADLDRALERVRAGVYETCERCGGPIAEGRLVALPATRICITCANKAR from the coding sequence ATGGACGATCACGCCGCGGCGGACCTCATCGCCCGCGCCCGCGCCGAGACCGCGCGGCTCGCCGGCGCGCTCGCCCGGCAGCGGGACGGAATCGTGGCAGCGTCGGAGTTCACCAGCAACGACGACGAACACGATCCGGAAGGGGTCACGATCGCGTTCGAACGGGCGCAGGTCCAGGCGTTGCTGCGGCAGGCACAGGACGACCTCGCGGACCTCGACCGCGCCCTCGAGCGCGTGCGTGCCGGCGTCTACGAAACCTGCGAACGCTGCGGGGGACCGATCGCGGAAGGCCGGCTCGTTGCCCTCCCGGCGACGCGGATCTGCATCACCTGCGCGAACAAGGCGCGCTGA
- a CDS encoding RNA polymerase subunit sigma-70 gives MTDARPLGADEATFIAVVRSGDPARFALITERHRRELQVHCYRMLANYEDAQDMTQETFLRAWHKRTSFKGHAALRTWLYRIATNVCLDFLEKRNDRTPVPSELPDAGSEPAYLQPYPDRMLPEDPQESVVARETIELAFIVAVQHLPPRQRAVLILRDVLGWPASKAADALELTVASVTSALQRARVTMREQLPGRRLDWRSPATHELSNDERGVVKAYIDAHERNDLDGLMSLLRDDLRFAMLPEPGTLIMGAKDAVDGWVSGGLFQRGKDDWRCIATTVNRMPAAALYLRTPDDPEYRLLNIAVLHIVDGKIAELTGFDVTGKPWLDLPPTLGKVPS, from the coding sequence ATGACCGACGCCAGACCGCTGGGCGCCGACGAGGCCACGTTCATCGCGGTGGTCCGCTCAGGCGATCCGGCACGGTTCGCGCTCATCACGGAGCGCCACCGGCGTGAGCTGCAGGTGCACTGCTACCGGATGCTCGCGAACTACGAGGACGCCCAGGACATGACGCAGGAGACGTTCCTGCGAGCGTGGCACAAGCGGACGTCGTTCAAGGGCCACGCCGCGCTGCGGACCTGGCTGTACCGGATCGCGACGAACGTCTGCCTCGACTTCCTCGAGAAGCGCAATGACCGCACCCCCGTACCGTCCGAGCTGCCGGACGCCGGCTCCGAGCCGGCGTACCTGCAGCCGTACCCCGACCGGATGCTCCCCGAGGACCCGCAGGAATCGGTGGTGGCGCGGGAGACGATCGAGCTGGCGTTCATCGTCGCCGTCCAGCACCTGCCGCCGCGGCAGCGGGCGGTGCTCATCCTGCGCGACGTCCTCGGCTGGCCGGCGTCGAAGGCCGCCGACGCCCTCGAGCTGACCGTCGCCTCGGTCACCAGCGCCCTGCAGCGGGCGCGGGTGACGATGCGCGAGCAGCTGCCCGGCCGCCGCCTCGACTGGCGGAGCCCCGCCACCCACGAGCTGTCGAACGACGAGCGCGGCGTGGTGAAGGCCTACATCGACGCCCATGAGCGCAACGACCTCGACGGGCTGATGTCCCTGCTGCGCGACGACCTGCGCTTCGCGATGCTGCCCGAGCCGGGCACCCTGATCATGGGGGCCAAGGACGCGGTGGACGGCTGGGTCTCCGGCGGACTCTTCCAGCGCGGCAAGGACGACTGGCGCTGCATCGCCACGACGGTCAACCGCATGCCTGCCGCCGCGCTGTACCTGCGCACCCCCGACGACCCGGAGTACCGGTTGTTGAACATCGCGGTCCTGCACATCGTGGACGGGAAGATCGCCGAGCTCACCGGATTCGACGTGACCGGCAAACCATGGCTGGACCTGCCCCCGACACTGGGAAAGGTTCCCTCATAG
- a CDS encoding class I SAM-dependent methyltransferase: MESAPSRTAMFAAVSRGLFRLETASPWVLDDVLALVLVGPVWQQLRDQFDPLFPAPVRRESRAAVCTRSRYAEDRLAAGAFTQYVILGAGLDSFAWRRPDLLGSLTVFEVDHPASQAWKLERVRELGLPLSDSQVFVPVDFEAGPVQDALGPAGFDWAQPAMFCWTGVAPYLTAQAIESTLHTIAAAAPGSEVVFSYRAEDGALDDVGTEFARIYTPIAASVGEPLQPGWPVSEIERLISRCGLKVVDHPARADLQQRYFAGRTDGLRPYAFETLVAARVT, encoded by the coding sequence ATGGAAAGCGCGCCGAGCAGGACGGCGATGTTTGCGGCCGTGTCGCGCGGATTGTTTCGCCTGGAGACGGCGTCGCCGTGGGTACTGGACGATGTGCTGGCCCTGGTGCTTGTCGGCCCGGTGTGGCAGCAGCTGCGAGACCAGTTCGATCCGCTGTTCCCCGCCCCGGTCCGCCGCGAGTCACGAGCGGCTGTCTGCACCCGCAGCCGGTACGCCGAGGACCGGCTGGCTGCCGGTGCCTTCACGCAGTACGTGATCCTTGGCGCGGGGCTTGACTCGTTCGCGTGGCGGCGGCCGGATCTGCTCGGCTCGCTGACGGTGTTCGAGGTTGATCACCCTGCCTCCCAGGCCTGGAAGCTCGAGCGGGTCAGGGAGCTCGGCCTGCCGCTCAGCGACTCGCAGGTATTCGTGCCGGTTGATTTCGAGGCCGGACCGGTTCAGGATGCGCTGGGCCCGGCCGGGTTCGACTGGGCGCAGCCGGCGATGTTCTGCTGGACGGGCGTCGCCCCCTATCTGACGGCACAGGCGATCGAGTCGACGTTGCACACGATCGCGGCGGCTGCTCCCGGGTCTGAGGTGGTGTTCTCCTACCGGGCCGAGGACGGTGCGCTCGACGACGTGGGGACGGAATTCGCCCGTATCTACACGCCGATCGCGGCTTCTGTCGGCGAGCCTCTTCAGCCTGGCTGGCCGGTATCCGAGATCGAGAGGCTGATCAGCCGGTGCGGGCTCAAGGTCGTGGACCACCCCGCACGGGCAGACCTCCAGCAGCGGTACTTCGCCGGCCGTACCGATGGCCTGCGGCCCTATGCCTTCGAGACCCTGGTGGCCGCGCGGGTCACCTGA
- a CDS encoding SDR family NAD(P)-dependent oxidoreductase yields MGKLDGKVAVITGGSTGMALAGAKSFVEEGAHVFIQARRQDALDEAVELIGRNVTAVQGDAAELADLDRLYDTVKREKGSIDVLWASAGMGEPAVLGEITEEQFHRAFSLNARGTLFTVQKALPLLNDGASILMTGSNASLGAFPGWSLYAGSKAVQQAWARVWLNELKDRKIRVNVLTPGQVATAKQEELFDEATRAAFESLIPRGKMGRPEEIAAVALFLASDDSSYVNGLELVTDGGTTAI; encoded by the coding sequence GTGGGCAAGCTCGATGGCAAGGTAGCGGTGATCACCGGCGGATCGACCGGGATGGCACTGGCCGGCGCGAAATCGTTCGTCGAGGAAGGAGCGCACGTCTTCATCCAGGCCCGGCGGCAGGACGCGCTGGACGAGGCCGTCGAGCTGATCGGCCGCAACGTGACCGCCGTGCAGGGCGACGCGGCGGAACTGGCCGACCTGGATCGCTTGTACGACACGGTGAAGCGGGAAAAGGGCTCGATCGACGTGCTGTGGGCCAGCGCCGGAATGGGCGAACCCGCCGTTCTCGGCGAGATCACCGAGGAACAGTTCCACCGCGCGTTCTCGCTGAACGCGCGCGGCACCCTGTTCACCGTGCAGAAGGCGCTGCCGCTGCTCAACGACGGCGCCTCGATCTTGATGACCGGGTCGAACGCGTCCCTCGGGGCCTTCCCCGGCTGGAGCCTGTACGCGGGAAGCAAAGCCGTGCAGCAGGCCTGGGCCCGCGTGTGGCTCAACGAGCTGAAGGACCGCAAGATCCGGGTGAACGTCCTGACCCCCGGCCAGGTCGCCACGGCCAAGCAGGAAGAACTGTTCGACGAGGCCACCAGGGCCGCGTTCGAATCCCTGATCCCGCGGGGAAAGATGGGCCGCCCCGAGGAGATCGCCGCCGTCGCGCTGTTCCTCGCCTCCGACGACTCCAGCTACGTCAACGGCCTGGAGCTGGTCACCGACGGCGGCACCACCGCCATCTGA
- a CDS encoding TIGR03619 family F420-dependent LLM class oxidoreductase, whose protein sequence is MIPIVGPAVRGAPALSAFCGGLEDLGYDTLWVGDRLITPVDVDSSYLAHGPQMTRSLDPVLLWTVAAAATSRMRLNASTLSTFYYEPPHLARLLTTLDVLSDGRLGVGVGLGWMKQEYDTARNADWHRRGKMLDDVLAFLHAWWTTNPVSWDSEFFTLPPVHADLRPVQAGRPPIWIGGASEAAMRRVGRSGVGWLAVDGAAPAASSTGHDEGADRLWSIARRAAQGRRPRSRRAEDGHADQPRPGTSAGSLADKLQRYAESGVDEAYFDAFAVFTSLDQMLDFAGQVIARTGRL, encoded by the coding sequence GTGATTCCCATTGTCGGGCCCGCCGTCCGCGGCGCCCCCGCACTGAGCGCGTTCTGCGGCGGGCTGGAGGACCTCGGCTACGACACCCTGTGGGTCGGCGATCGCCTGATCACGCCGGTCGACGTGGACAGCAGCTACCTGGCCCACGGGCCGCAGATGACCCGCTCCCTCGATCCGGTGCTGCTGTGGACCGTCGCCGCGGCGGCGACCAGCCGGATGCGCCTGAACGCCAGCACACTCAGCACGTTCTACTACGAGCCGCCGCACCTGGCCCGGCTGCTGACCACGCTCGACGTGCTCAGCGACGGCCGCCTCGGCGTCGGGGTGGGGCTGGGGTGGATGAAGCAGGAATACGACACCGCCCGCAACGCGGACTGGCACCGGCGCGGCAAGATGCTCGACGACGTGCTGGCGTTCCTGCACGCGTGGTGGACGACCAATCCGGTGTCCTGGGACAGCGAGTTCTTCACCTTGCCACCGGTCCACGCCGACCTGCGCCCGGTCCAGGCGGGCAGGCCACCGATCTGGATCGGCGGTGCCAGCGAGGCCGCGATGCGCCGAGTGGGCCGCAGCGGGGTCGGCTGGCTCGCGGTCGACGGGGCGGCGCCCGCCGCGTCGAGCACCGGTCATGACGAGGGCGCCGACCGCCTGTGGTCGATCGCGCGCCGAGCGGCGCAGGGACGCCGGCCGCGATCCCGACGCGCTGAAGACGGCCATGCGGATCAACCTCGACCGGGCACGTCCGCCGGCTCGCTCGCGGACAAGCTCCAGCGGTACGCCGAGTCCGGTGTCGATGAGGCGTATTTCGATGCCTTCGCGGTGTTCACCAGCCTTGACCAGATGCTGGACTTCGCCGGCCAGGTGATCGCGCGTACCGGCCGGTTGTGA
- a CDS encoding hemerythrin domain-containing protein has protein sequence MTNEPLADVRDMYLAHTMFRREIGLAPALIRGVADGDLERAAVVADHVRLVDTVLHHHHASEDEHLWHRLLDRAGADAEPVVRVMEEQHEAIDALLGEVRAELASWRDSADPARGAALAESVTRLHARLVEHLAVEEEKALPLIEKHITAAEWGQMVAAGAADVAPEQMPLMFGLMAYEADPGTVRDIVASLPPEVGAVIGDLASQAFAAHAQRVHGTATPERIGGAR, from the coding sequence ATGACCAACGAACCCTTGGCCGACGTGCGCGACATGTATCTGGCGCACACCATGTTCCGCCGGGAGATCGGCCTGGCCCCGGCACTGATCCGCGGCGTCGCCGACGGAGACCTCGAGCGCGCCGCGGTCGTCGCCGATCACGTCCGGCTCGTGGACACTGTGCTGCATCACCACCACGCGAGCGAGGACGAACACCTCTGGCACCGGCTGCTCGACCGAGCCGGCGCTGACGCGGAGCCTGTCGTGCGGGTCATGGAAGAACAGCACGAGGCCATCGACGCACTGCTGGGCGAGGTGCGCGCGGAGCTGGCTTCTTGGCGTGACAGCGCCGACCCCGCGCGGGGTGCGGCGCTCGCCGAATCGGTGACCCGGCTGCACGCGCGGCTCGTCGAGCACCTCGCCGTCGAGGAGGAGAAAGCGCTTCCCCTCATCGAGAAGCACATCACCGCCGCCGAATGGGGACAGATGGTCGCCGCCGGCGCGGCCGACGTCGCCCCGGAGCAGATGCCGCTGATGTTCGGGCTCATGGCCTACGAGGCCGACCCCGGCACCGTCCGGGACATCGTCGCGTCCCTGCCGCCCGAGGTCGGCGCGGTCATCGGAGACCTGGCCTCCCAAGCCTTCGCGGCGCACGCCCAGCGGGTGCACGGCACCGCCACGCCCGAGCGCATCGGAGGAGCGCGGTGA
- a CDS encoding MFS transporter: MSDITQAPAATGAMPTSYRPPPRFPLPALGSTPFAILAIILWGLAFGGSATQLQTAAGAATGEHADAAIAMVTTAFNLAIFAAGAVGAVFVDGVGAKALPAAIVALAAAALVAVGFGRRAAFRPGR, translated from the coding sequence ATGTCCGACATCACCCAGGCGCCGGCCGCTACCGGCGCCATGCCCACGTCCTATCGACCACCGCCGCGGTTTCCGCTGCCGGCGCTGGGGTCCACGCCGTTCGCGATCCTCGCCATCATCCTGTGGGGACTCGCCTTCGGTGGCTCGGCGACGCAGCTGCAGACCGCCGCAGGCGCGGCCACCGGCGAGCACGCCGACGCGGCCATCGCCATGGTCACCACGGCGTTCAACCTGGCGATCTTCGCGGCCGGCGCGGTGGGGGCGGTCTTCGTCGACGGCGTCGGAGCGAAGGCCCTGCCTGCGGCGATAGTCGCCCTCGCGGCCGCGGCACTCGTCGCGGTGGGCTTCGGCCGGCGCGCGGCGTTCCGGCCCGGTCGCTGA
- a CDS encoding TetR/AcrR family transcriptional regulator, whose translation MTELEKGPSGRRRGRGARERILGASQQLFRDQGINRTGMDQLCAVAQVSKRTAYQHFTSKDDLVAEYLRRFDPDVMPEVFDRTDLTPRERLLAAFDMPASTPLCPYIGAAVELHDPDHPAAQYARDYKKAIAARLTETAREAGATEPEQLGEQLALLIDGASARTRVLNSGSFPTAAAIAAILIDNALPASPPRQSSDATGPAQDAPPRGR comes from the coding sequence ATGACGGAGTTGGAGAAGGGCCCCTCGGGCCGGCGCCGCGGCCGGGGCGCCCGCGAGCGCATCCTCGGCGCGTCCCAGCAGCTGTTCCGCGACCAGGGCATCAACCGCACGGGCATGGACCAGCTCTGCGCCGTGGCCCAGGTGTCCAAACGCACGGCCTACCAGCACTTCACCAGCAAGGACGACCTCGTCGCCGAATACCTGCGCCGCTTCGATCCCGACGTCATGCCCGAGGTGTTCGACCGCACCGACCTCACCCCTCGCGAACGGCTCCTCGCCGCCTTCGACATGCCCGCCTCGACGCCGCTGTGCCCCTACATCGGGGCAGCCGTCGAACTCCACGACCCCGATCACCCCGCGGCCCAGTACGCGCGCGACTACAAGAAAGCCATCGCCGCGCGGCTCACCGAAACCGCCCGCGAAGCCGGCGCCACCGAACCCGAACAGCTCGGCGAACAGCTGGCACTGCTCATCGACGGCGCCTCCGCCCGCACCCGGGTCCTCAACAGCGGGTCATTCCCCACCGCCGCCGCCATCGCCGCCATCCTCATCGACAACGCCCTCCCCGCCTCACCGCCTCGACAGTCCAGCGATGCCACCGGGCCTGCTCAGGACGCGCCGCCGCGAGGCCGATGA
- a CDS encoding NADPH-dependent F420 reductase, which produces MSSITLIGTGNMARTIGALAVAGGNTVEVMGRDQAKADDLAEALGGGATTGKWGTVPAGDIVITALLYDGVVPVVAEYGAALAGKVIVDISNPFNATFDGLAHGEETSIAQEVAKVAPAGASVVKAFNTIFRGVLEKGRPDVFFAGDDAQAKADVAAFVKSLGLRPLDVGGLRMAHWLEGMGVVTVGLAGNGVGHGDFALGVNEFAG; this is translated from the coding sequence ATGAGCAGCATCACCCTCATCGGCACGGGCAACATGGCCCGCACGATCGGCGCGCTCGCGGTGGCGGGCGGAAACACCGTCGAGGTCATGGGCCGCGATCAGGCCAAGGCCGACGACCTGGCCGAGGCGCTGGGCGGCGGCGCGACGACGGGCAAGTGGGGCACCGTACCGGCCGGGGACATCGTCATCACGGCCCTGTTGTACGACGGTGTCGTTCCGGTCGTCGCCGAGTACGGAGCCGCGCTCGCGGGCAAGGTCATCGTCGACATCAGCAATCCCTTCAACGCCACGTTCGACGGACTGGCCCACGGCGAGGAGACGTCGATCGCGCAGGAAGTTGCGAAGGTGGCCCCGGCCGGCGCCAGCGTGGTGAAGGCGTTCAACACGATTTTCCGTGGTGTCCTGGAGAAGGGCCGGCCCGATGTCTTCTTCGCCGGCGACGACGCACAGGCCAAGGCGGACGTGGCGGCGTTCGTCAAGAGCCTCGGGCTGCGCCCGCTGGACGTCGGCGGCCTGAGAATGGCGCACTGGCTGGAAGGAATGGGAGTGGTCACGGTTGGCCTCGCCGGAAACGGGGTCGGTCACGGGGACTTCGCCCTCGGCGTCAACGAATTCGCCGGCTGA
- a CDS encoding dihydrofolate reductase family protein → MRKLIFGMNVTLDGYIAATGVDIGWSGPPSDELFQWWLDWERANDLSLYGRKLWEAMSSYWPTGDQQPGATPAQIEFARNWRDTPKVVFSSTIDKVDWNTRLVTGDPVAEITRLKAEDGGPMGIGGATLAGAAMRAGLIDAYAIVTHPVLVGGGTPFFTALDSWVNLDLVETRTFPGGVVLTRYETKR, encoded by the coding sequence ATGCGAAAACTGATCTTCGGCATGAACGTGACCCTGGACGGCTACATCGCCGCGACCGGCGTCGACATCGGCTGGAGCGGGCCGCCGAGCGACGAGCTGTTCCAGTGGTGGCTCGACTGGGAGCGGGCGAACGATCTGTCGCTGTACGGGCGCAAGCTGTGGGAGGCGATGAGCTCCTACTGGCCGACCGGCGACCAGCAGCCGGGTGCCACCCCGGCGCAGATCGAGTTCGCGCGGAACTGGCGGGACACGCCGAAAGTGGTGTTCTCCTCGACGATCGACAAGGTCGACTGGAACACCCGCCTGGTCACCGGGGACCCGGTCGCCGAGATCACCCGGCTCAAGGCCGAGGACGGCGGCCCGATGGGCATCGGCGGCGCCACGCTCGCCGGGGCGGCCATGCGGGCCGGGCTGATCGACGCGTACGCGATCGTCACCCATCCGGTCCTGGTGGGCGGCGGCACGCCGTTCTTCACGGCGCTGGACAGCTGGGTGAACCTGGACCTCGTGGAGACACGGACGTTTCCCGGCGGCGTGGTGCTGACCCGATACGAGACGAAGCGATGA